The Branchiostoma floridae strain S238N-H82 chromosome 18, Bfl_VNyyK, whole genome shotgun sequence DNA window aggttttttttttaatgatgcaGGATTAGAAGTTACTGGTCCTTAAAAAGGAATTCTGTATGCCACGTTTCTAATATGTAGTAGTCTCCTTTTTTCCTTGAAATTCTGAACGTTGCCATCCCAGCACAGTTTATTTTAGATTGATTGTATGTCTACTTTCAAGAGGAGTTGGTATCATCCCTTCAATGTGTCTATGTATTTAGCCAGTCTTAAACTAGATGACACAACTATCCTgttgtatgggggggggggatctgtCTGAACaaggatttttgaaaattccACCATAATTAGGAAACTGTCATCATGCAAGTGTTTTCTAAACAAGACTGTCACCTTTTTTCTGCACTGAAAGAGGCTGTTGTTTAAAAGACTTATGTTACAGCATTCATATGTCTTGGCAAAAAGGGTTGAAATATTAATCAGATAATTTCTAATTATGTCAGTGTGAAGTGAATACAGCTGAAATATATCCTTTTCTTTATAATATGCTACGGAGAAAGCACAGCAAGGCTTGATAATGAAAATTGTCGTACACATTGTGGttgtcattttgataaatataCTCGTGTTCAGAATATTTGATTGTAAACTTTTCTCAGTTTAGATACACTCACAATGTTTTACCAACTTGCGTGAATGTGCAGAGCATATTTCCAACTATTGGTGGACCAAGTATCAATTATAACGTTACCAGCTTGGACCAAGACCAGAGAATGGAAGGGTGTAAAAAGAATGAAGAAGAAAGACCCATCGCTAGTTAATACAAGATGCAAAGATTCTTGTCAGAGCTCAGTTTTGTGTTCTTTAGTGCAACTTTTTGGTTGTTTATATTTGTAGCGTTGGCCAGCGATGGCAAACACAACACATGCCATGTAAACTGATCTTCTATGTGCTTGAAAAAGCCAGAAATGCTTTGTTGACAACCAAAGTCTTTTTGGAGAGTTTGCAATGATCAAATAAACAGATGGTGAATATATCTTCCTGTTTGCTTCATCAACATTTTATAATAGAGCCAATTGTGAGTGCCAATAATTTATGCTGTAAAACTTATATCCAGGATTCATATAATTTTGTTTAGATGCCAATTGGTtgagaacgttaacgttatagtgCTTACatccttcatgaaatatttctgtaaattgtaaattctgCCTGAAAATGCTTTTAGTCCACTATTCCATTGCGAAACAGCGTGTGTTGAACCTTATCATTAATATACGGCCACGCATTAGCGACATCTAGCGATTTAGTTCCAAAGTACAGACTGAAACAGTGAGCAAAGCCaaagaggtcgttgaccttgatcggaacgcccccctccctcaacgGGCCGTACTGACGACGAAACCTCGCTAATGTGGCCCACAACATAATTGGTGGAGAACGCAACAGTGTTTATATGCTTCATGTTAATATTTCTGTGAATTGTGAATGTCAGGTTAGGCCTGAAAAAGCTTTTAGTCCACTATTTGATTGCCAAACTGCGTGTGTTGATCTTTTTCACCAAAGGGAAGACCACGCATTAGCGACCTCTAGCGATTTATTTGCAAAGTGCAGCCTGAAACAGTGAGCAAAGCCaaagaggtcgttgaccttgaTCGGAACGCCCTCCTCCCTGCACGGGCCGTATTGACGACGAAATCTCGCTAATGTAGCCCACAACAGAATTGGTGGAGAACGTTGAAGTGTTTATATGCTTCATGGaaatatttctgttaattgTGGATGTCAGGTTATGCCTGAAAAAGCTTTTAGTCCACTATTTTATTGCCTAACAGCATGTGTTGAAGCTTATCTGCAATATTACGACCacgcatacatatatatattagcGACATCTAGCTATGCAGTTCCAATGCGCAATCTGAAACAGTGAGCAAAGCCaaagaggtcattgaccttgatCGGAACGACCCCCTCCCTCCACGGGCCGTATTGACGACGAAACCACGCTAAAGTAGACCACAACATAATTGGTGGAGAACGCAACAGTGTTTATATGCTTCATGTAAATATTTCTGTAAATTGTGAATGTCAATTTCTGTCTGAAAAAGCTTTTAGTCCAGTATTTGATTGCCAAACTGAGTGTGTTGATATTTTTCACCATATGGAAGACCACGCATATTAGCGACGTCTAGCGATTTAGTTACAAAGTGCAGCCTGAAACAGTGAGCAAAGCCaaagaggtcgttgaccttgaTCGGAACGCCCCCCCTCCATGGGCCGTATTGACGACGAAACCTCGCTAATGTGGCCCACAACATAATTGGTGGAGAACGTAACAGTGTTTATATGCTTCATGTAAATATTTCTGTAAATTGTCGATGTCAGGTTATGCCTGAAAAAGCTTTTAGTCCACTATTTGATTGCCAAACAGCGTGTGTTGAAGCTTATCTGCAATATTACGACCACGCATTAGCGACCTCTAGCGATTTAGTTCCAAAGCGCAATCTGAAACAGTGAGCAAAGCCaaagaggtcattgaccttgatcggaacgcccccccccctccacggGGCGTATTGACGACGAAACCTCGCTAAAGTAGCCCACAACACAGATGATGGAGAACGTATTAGTGTTTATATGCTTCATGTAAATATTTCTGTGAATTGTGAATGTCAGGTTAGGCCTGAAAAACCTTTTAGTCCATTATTTGATTGCCAAACTGCGTGTGTTGTTCCTTTTCACCAAAGGGAAGACCATGCATTAGCGACGTCTCGCGATTTAGTTGCAAAGTGCAGCCTGAAACAGTGAGCAAAGCCAAAGAGCTCGTTGACCTTGATCggaacgcccccctccccccctggACCTGTGGGCCAGTCTGGGGGAGGCCAGCGGCAAACCTGTGGACAAAATCATGAGCACCTGGACCAAGCAGATGGGCTTCCCTGTCCTGCAGGTGTCTGCTACACAGGTAAATGTACCTGTTATACAGGTAACTACTCACACCTGTTGTACAGTTAAACACTTAtcacacaggttaacacacctggaCTAATACAGGTAATTATTAACACCTGCTGCCCAGGTAATTACTAACACCTGTtgtacaggtaaacacacataccactcaggtaaacacacctgggCCCAACAAATGGACTTCGCTGTACTGCAGGTGTCTGCTACACAGTTAAATACTAACACCTGCCACACACTcaggtactgtaattcactttatcttcactgtaccaaattttcacggtctgagaaaattgaacttgttctcggaactaaatgttcactgtcgaggcaagtgcgcatgaaaaaagtctgtgaattattttttatcggtaatgataagttcacgttacagtcgtaccgtgaaaaccgtgaacataacattacagtgaaaaaatcaggaattacagtaattagATGTACTTCACAGTCAGGTAGACCAACAGATGGGCTCTGTACTTGAGGTGTCTGCTATACAGGTACACATATATCATCATGTATATTACACACCTGCCTGAAAATATTACCTGACTATAATTGTCTACCATTTGAGATAATGACTAGTAAGAAATACCAGCAACTTGTCCCTGCTAGTCTGCTTGAATTTTGGACAATTACTTTGTGAATTAAAGAAAAGTGTTTTCTTCTTGTTATATGGCATTTTATCAGTGAACAGTTGACCAAAGTGCATGAAAATTAAAGGaattgttttgtgttgtctGCAGGAGGGGACGTCTCGAGTCCTGAAGATCAAACAGTCCAAGTTCTGCGCAGAAGGACCTTCAGAAGGTGAGGAACTTCTTACAGTTGAAACATGATGATAATGCTCCATGTCAACAGACTACAGGCACTGTATCAAAAAATAAAGGGAATTCATTGCTTACTTAAGAAACTGCATTTAATGGAAAACAATAGGTTGCAAATGAAAGCAGAATGGAATAACAGCACTTGACTGAATTCGTTGTCCTTGCTCCTTATCTAACAAACTTATTATCATGTCTATTATATGGTGGTGAATTCAATGCCAGAAGGGCCTTAGAACAGTGATTCCCTTATTTCTGTTCATCATGTTTATTATATGGTGGTGTATTCAATGCCAGAAGGGCCTGAGAACAGGTATTCCTTATTTCTGTTCATCATGTTTATCATATGGTGGTGTATTCAATGCCAGAAGGGCCTGATAACAGGTATTCCCTTATTTCTGTTCATCATGTTTATTATATGGTGGTGTATTCAATGCCAGAAGGGCCTGAGAACAGGTATTCCCTTATTTCTGTTCATCATGTTTATTATATGGTGGTGAATTCAATGCCAGAAGGGCCTTAGAACAGTGATTCCCTTATTTCTGTTCATCATGTTTATCATATAGTGGTGTATTCAATGCCAGAAGGGCCTGAGAACAGGTATTCCTTATTTCTGTTCATCATGTTTATTATATGGTGGTGAATTCAATGCCAGAAGGGCCTTAGAACAGTGATTCCCTTATTTCTGTTCATCATGTTTATCATATGGTGGTGTATTCAATGCCAGAAGGGCCTGAGAACAGGTATTCCTTATTTCTGTTCCCCCCCAGACGACAGCTCCCTCTGGATGGTGCCTGTCAGCATCAGCACCAGCCAATCACCAGCCACGGCCGTCAAGACGCTTCTTCTGGACCAACGAGAGACGACCGTTACCATCGACAACGTCAAACCTGACGACTGGGTCAAGGTGGGGTCAACAGATGTCTAAATGACTATCATGTCATTCTGTTCACTGGAACAATGTTCCAATGGGTAGAGTGCCATGTAATCTGTTTTTCACACTTCTGTCCTGTACAGTTGGGTTCTACCGGACACAGAACAGTGCTGAATACTGTGAGCTGTGTAGAACTGTTTTTCACACTTCTGTCCTGTACAGTTGGGTTCTACCGGACACAGAACAGCACTGAATACTGTGAGCTGTGTAGAACTGTTGTTCACACTTCTGTACAGTTGGGTTCTACCGGACACAGAACAGTGCTGAATACTGTGAGCTGTGTAGAACTGTTGTTCACACTTCTGTACAGTTGGGTTCTACCGGACACAGAACAGTGCTGAATACTGTGAGCTGTGTAGAACTGTTGTTCACACTTCTGTCCTGTTGGGTTCTACCGGACACAGAACAGCGCTGAATACTGTGAGCTGTGTAGAACTGTTGTTGTTCACACTTCTGTCCTGTACAGTTGGGTTCTACCGGACACAGAACAGTGCTGAATACTGTGAGCTGTGTAgaactgttgttgttcataCTTCTGTACAGTTGGGTTGGGTTCTACCGGACACAGAACAGTGCTGAATACTGTGAGCTGTGTAGAACTGTTGTTCACACTCCTGTCCTGTACAGTTGGGTTCTACCGGACACAGAACAGCGCTGAATACTGTGAGCTGTGTAgaactgttgttgttcataCTTCTGTACAGTTGGGTTCTACCGGACACAGAACAGTGCTGAATACTGTGAGCTGTGTAGAACTGTTGTTCACACTTCTGTACAGTTGGGTTCTACCGGACACAGAACAGTGCTGAATACTGTGAGCTGTGTAGAACTGTTGTTCACACTTCTGTCCTGTTGGGTTCTACCGGACACAGAACAGCGCTGAATACTGTGAGCTGTGTAGAACTGTTGTTCACACTTCTGTCCTGTACAGTTGGGTTCTACCGGACACAGAACAGTGCTGAATACTGTGAGCTGTGTAgaactgttgttgttcataCTTCTGTACAGTTGGGTTCTACCGGACACAGTACAGCGCTGAATACTGTGAGCTGTGTAGAACTGTTGTTCACACTTCTGTACAGTTGGGTTCTACCGGACACAGAACAGTGCTGAATACTGTGAGCTGTGTAGAACTGTTGTTCACACTTCTGTACAGTTGGGTTCTACCGGACACAGAACAGCGCTGAATACTGTGAGCTGTGTAGAACTGTTGTTCACACTTCTGTACAGTTGGGTTCTACCGGACACAGAACAGCGCTGAATACTGTGAGCTGTGTAGAACTGTTTTTCACACTTCTCTCCTGTTGGGTTCTACCGGACACAGAACAGCGCTGAATACTGTGAGCTGTGTAGAACTGTTGTTCACACTTCTGTCCTGTTGGGTTCTACCGGACACAGAACAGCGCTGAATACTGTGAGCTGTGTAGAACTGTTGTTCACACTTCTGTCCTGTTGGGTTCTACCGGACACAGAACAGCGCTGAATACTGTGAGCTNNNNNNNNNNNNNNNNNNNNNNNNNNNNNNNNNNNNNNNNNNNNNNNNNNNNNNNNNNNNNNNNNNNNNNNNNNNNNNNNNNNNNNNNNNNNNNNNNNNNNNNNNNNNNNNNNNNNNNNNNNNNNNNNNNNNNNNNNNNNNNNNNNNNNNNNNNNNNNNNNNNNNNNNNNNNNNNNNNNNNNNNNNNNNNNNNNNNNNNNNNNNNNNNNNNNNNNNNNNNNNNNNNNNNNNNNNNNNNNNNNNNNNNNNNNNNNNNNNNNNNNNNNNNNNNNNNNNNNNNNNNNNNNNNNNNNNNNNNNNNNNNNNNNNNNNNNNNNNNNNNNNNNNNNNNNNNNNNNNNNNNNNNNNNNNNNNNNNNNNNNNNNNNNNNNNNNNNNNNNNNNNNNNNNNNNNNNNNNNNNNNNNNNNNNNNNNNNNNNNNNNNNNNNNNNNNNNNNNNNNNNNNNNNNNNNNNNNNNNNNNNNNNNNNNNNNNNNNNNNNNNNNNNNNNNNNNNNNNNNNNNNNNNNNNNNNNNNNNNNNNNNNNNNNNNNNNNNNNNNNNNNNNNNNNNNNNNNNNNNNNNNNNNNNNNNNNNNNNNNNNNNNNNNNNNNNNNNNNNNNNNNNNNNNNNNNNNNNNNNNNNNNNNNNNNNNNNNNNNNNNNNNNNNNNNNNNNNNNNNNNNNNNNNNNNNNNNNNNNNNNNNNNNNNNNNNNNNNNNNNNNNNNNNNNNNNNNNNNNNNNNNNNNNNNNNNNNNNNNNNNNNNNNNNNNNNNNNNNNNNNNNNNNNNNNNNNNNNNNNNNNNNNNNNNNNNNNNNNNNNNNNNNNNNNNNNNNNNNNNNNNNNNNNNNNNNNNNNNNNNNNNNNNNNNNNNNNNNNNNNNNNNNNNNNNNNNNNNNNNNNNNNNNNNNNNNNNNNNNNNNNNNNNNNNNNNNNNNNNNNNNNNNNNNNNNNNNNNNNNNNNNNNNNNNNNNNNNNNNNNNNNNNNNNNNNNNNNNNNNNNNNNNNNNNNNNNNNNNNNNNNNNNNNNNNNNNNNNNNNNNNNNNNNNNNNNNNNNNNNNNNNNNNNNNNNNNNNNNNNNNNNNNNNNNNNNNNNNNNNNNNNNNNNNNNNNNNNNNNNNNNNNNNNNNNNNNNNNNNNNNNNNNNNNNNNNNNNNNNNNNNNNNNNNNNNNNNNNNNNNNNNNNNNNNNNNNNNNNNNNNNNNNNNNNNNNNNNNNNNNNNNNNNNNNNNNNNNNNNNNNNNNNNNNNNNNNNNNNNNNNNNNNNNNNNNNNNNNNNNNNNNNNNNNNNNNNNNNNNNNNNNNNNNNNNNNNNNNNNNNNNNNNNNNNNNNNNNNNNNNNNNNNNNNNNNNNNNNNNNNNNNNNNNNNNNNNNNNNNNNNNNNNNNNNNNNNNNNNNNNNNNNNNNNNNNNNNNNNNNNNNNNNNNNNNNNNNNNNNNNNNNNNNNNNNNNNNNNNNNNNNNNNNNNNNNNNNNNNNNNNNNNNNNNNNNNNNNNNNNNNNNNNNNNNNNNNNNNNNNNNNNNNNNNNNNNNNNNNNNNNNNNNNNNNNNNNNNNNNNNNNNNNNNNNNNNNNNNNNNNNNNNNNNNNNNNNNNNNNNNNNNNNNNNNNNNNNNNNNNNNNNNNNNNNNNNNNNNNNNNNNNNNNNNNNNNNNNNNNNNNNNNNNNNNNNNNNNNNNNNNNNNNNNNNNNNNNNNNNNNNNNNNNNNNNNNNNNNNNNNNNNNNNNNNNNNNNNNNNNNNNNNNNNNNNNNNNNNNNNNNNNNNNNNNNNNNNNNNNNNNNNNNNNNNNNNNNNNNNNNNNNNNNNNNNNNNNNNNNNNNNNNNNNNNNNNNNNNNNNNNNNNNNNNNNNNNNNNNNNNNNNNNNNNNNNNNNNNNNN harbors:
- the LOC118405536 gene encoding puromycin-sensitive aminopeptidase-like is translated as MSTWTKQMGFPVLQVSATQEGTSRVLKIKQSKFCAEGPSEDDSSLWMVPVSISTSQSPATAVKTLLLDQRETTVTIDNVKPDDWVKLGSTGHRTVLNTVSCVELLLFILLYSWVGFYRTQNSAEYCELCRTVVHTPVLYSWVLPDTEQR